The Juglans regia cultivar Chandler chromosome 2, Walnut 2.0, whole genome shotgun sequence genome includes a window with the following:
- the LOC109012090 gene encoding syntaxin-61-like isoform X1, with protein MPSAQDPFYVVKEEIQESIDKLRSTFHQWERIPSDAGDQVHLAKELLAGCESIEWQVDELDKAIAVAARDPSWYGIDEVELEKRRRWTSTARTQVGSMKRAVEAGKESNGTGTTSASVMRRELMRMPDSHPKDRSNHYTAVDNDDLISSESDRQLLLIKQQDEELDELSASVQRIGGVGLTIHEELLAQEKIVDDLGMEMDSTSNRLDFVQKKVAMVMKKAGAKGQFMMILFLVVLFIILFVLVFFT; from the exons ATGCCTTCTGCCCAAGATCCATTCTATGTAGTGAAAGAGGAGATTCAAGAATCT ATTGATAAGTTGCGGTCTACTTTTCACCAATGGGAGCGTATTCCTTCTGATGCTGGAGACCAAGTACATCTCGCAAAGGAACTGCTTGCTGGTTGTGAGAGCATTGAGTGGCAG GTGGatgaattggacaaagcaatTGCTGTGGCAGCTAGGGATCCATCCTGGTATGGCATTGATGAAGTGGAACTTGAAAAACGAAGAAGATGGACCAGCACTGCTCGTACGCAG GTGGGCTCCATGAAGAGAGCAGTAGAAGCTGGGAAGGAATCAAATGGGACTGGCACTACTAGTGCGAGTGTAATGCGTCGAGAACTAATGAGGATGCCAGATTCGCACCCGAAGGATAGATCTAACCACTACACTGCTGTAGATAATGATGATCTCATATCATCAGAATCTGATAGACAGCTGCTTCTGATAAA GCAGCAGGATGAGGAATTAGATGAACTTAGTGCAAGTGTGCAGAGAATTGGAGGTGTTGGGCTTACCATACATGAAGAGCTTCTTGCACAG GAGAAAATTGTAGATGATTTGGGTATGGAAATGGACAGTACATCAAATCGCCTTGATTTTGTTCAG AAAAAGGTGGCTATGGTCATGAAAAAAGCTGGTGCAAAGGGCCAGTTTATGATGATATTATTCTTGGTGGTTCTGTTTATCATCTTATTCGTTCTCGTCTTCTTCACTTAG
- the LOC109012090 gene encoding syntaxin-61-like isoform X2, translating to MLETKYISQRNCLLVVRALSGRKVDELDKAIAVAARDPSWYGIDEVELEKRRRWTSTARTQVGSMKRAVEAGKESNGTGTTSASVMRRELMRMPDSHPKDRSNHYTAVDNDDLISSESDRQLLLIKQQDEELDELSASVQRIGGVGLTIHEELLAQEKIVDDLGMEMDSTSNRLDFVQKKVAMVMKKAGAKGQFMMILFLVVLFIILFVLVFFT from the exons ATGCTGGAGACCAAGTACATCTCGCAAAGGAACTGCTTGCTGGTTGTGAGAGCATTGAGTGGCAG GAAGGTGGatgaattggacaaagcaatTGCTGTGGCAGCTAGGGATCCATCCTGGTATGGCATTGATGAAGTGGAACTTGAAAAACGAAGAAGATGGACCAGCACTGCTCGTACGCAG GTGGGCTCCATGAAGAGAGCAGTAGAAGCTGGGAAGGAATCAAATGGGACTGGCACTACTAGTGCGAGTGTAATGCGTCGAGAACTAATGAGGATGCCAGATTCGCACCCGAAGGATAGATCTAACCACTACACTGCTGTAGATAATGATGATCTCATATCATCAGAATCTGATAGACAGCTGCTTCTGATAAA GCAGCAGGATGAGGAATTAGATGAACTTAGTGCAAGTGTGCAGAGAATTGGAGGTGTTGGGCTTACCATACATGAAGAGCTTCTTGCACAG GAGAAAATTGTAGATGATTTGGGTATGGAAATGGACAGTACATCAAATCGCCTTGATTTTGTTCAG AAAAAGGTGGCTATGGTCATGAAAAAAGCTGGTGCAAAGGGCCAGTTTATGATGATATTATTCTTGGTGGTTCTGTTTATCATCTTATTCGTTCTCGTCTTCTTCACTTAG
- the LOC109012117 gene encoding putative pentatricopeptide repeat-containing protein At1g53330: MKPPKPISPFRLSSLLRLQKDPTLALQLFRNPNPNFNPKKPLRYSLLSYDLIITKLGRAKMFDEMEQILHQLKQETRFAPGEIIFCNVISFYGRANLPDRAIQTFESITGYRCKRTVKSANSLLNALLRCGEFEKVRETFLGIYKDGTPDACTYNILIHACCRIGSLDDAWNVFDEMQRRGVFPNVVTFGTLMYQLCMNFRLKEAFQLKEDMVCVYGVKPNAYVYTSLIRGLCGIDELSSAFKLKEEMVRNELKLDSVVYSSLINALFKAGRKEEAFGILEEMKELGCKPDTVTYNAMINGFCKEKDFESAFRILDEMVEKGCKPDVVSYNVIIGGLCKEGKWIEARDLLEDLPRRGCTPDVVSYRTLFDGLCHWKQFKEAAFILEEMIFKGFAPRSASINKLVDGLFQECNLELPLTVLNSLGKGNLVDVDTWRIMVLMACKKEKLSNSSKVVDTLVIT; encoded by the coding sequence ATGAAGCCTCCAAAACCCATCTCTCCCTTTAGGCTCTCCTCCCTCCTCCGTCTCCAAAAGGACCCCACCCTCGCTCTCCAACTCttccgaaaccctaaccctaacttTAATCCCAAGAAGCCCTTGCGCTACTCCCTCCTTTCCTACGACCTCATTATCACCAAGCTCGGTCGCGCCAAGATGTTCGACGAAATGGAGCAAATACTCCACCAACTTAAACAGGAGACCCGCTTCGCTCCCGGCGAAATCATCTTCTGCAATGTCATCTCCTTCTACGGCCGCGCCAACCTCCCCGACCGTGCTATACAGACATTTGAATCAATTACCGGTTACCGTTGCAAGCGGACCGTGAAATCGGCTAATTCGCTGTTGAACGCACTGTTGAGGTGtggagagtttgagaaagtgagagaaactTTTCTCGGTATTTATAAAGACGGGACCCCGGACGCttgtacatataatatattgatccATGCTTGTTGTCGGATTGGCAGTTTGGATGATGCGTGGAACGTGTTTGATGAAATGCAAAGAAGGGGTGTTTTTCCAAATGTGGTGACGTTTGGGACTTTGATGTATCAGCTCTGCATGAATTTTAGGTTGAAAGAAGCTTTTCAGTTGAAAGAGGATATGGTGTGCGTTTATGGTGTTAAGCCTAATGCGTATGTGTATACATCATTGATTAGAGGGCTTTGTGGGATTGACGAATTGAGTTCGGCATTTAAGCTTAAGGAGGAGATGGtgagaaatgagttgaaattggATTCGGTGGTTTATTCTAGTTTAATTAATGCGCTTTTTAAGGCTGGCAGGAAGGAAGAGGCTTTTGGGATCTTGGAGGAAATGAAAGAGCTTGGGTGTAAGCCTGATACTGTGACTTACAATGCTATGATTAATGGGTTTTGTAAGGAGAAGGATTTTGAATCAGCATTTAGAATCTTGGATGAGATGGTGGAGAAGGGGTGTAAGCCGGATGTTGTTAGTTATAATGTAATAATTGGTGGGTTATGTAAGGAGGGTAAATGGATTGAAGCAAGAGATTTGCTCGAAGATTTGCCAAGACGTGGGTGTACTCCTGATGTGGTGTCATACCGGACACTTTTTGATGGGCTATGTCATTGGAAGCAGTTTAAGGAAGCTGCGTTTATTCTAGAGGAGATGATCTTCAAGGGCTTTGCACCTCGCAGTGCAAGCATTAATAAACTCGTAGATGGATTATTTCAGGAATGTAATTTGGAGTTGCCATTAACTGTTTTGAATAGTCTGGGAAAAGGAAATCTCGTTGATGTAGATACCTGGAGGATAATGGTTTTGATGGCGTGTAAGAAAGAAAAGCTGTCAAATTCCTCCAAGGTTGTTGACACTTTGGTGATAACGTAA
- the LOC109010663 gene encoding uncharacterized protein LOC109010663 yields MTIFEGSSPASSLKETSSTSSPSSVQMVSKSVSERLLGKFFDASQYDFDYEKSGLWSPPIQRRVFLVEAPAKICSKDVIFSKLKNAKKAWRTRIFCFNFAFWCS; encoded by the exons ATGACCATCTTTGAAGGCTCTTCTCCAGCTTCGTCTCTGAAGGAAACTTCCTCCACATCAAGTCCGAGTAGTGTTCAAATGGTTTCGAAATCAGTATCCGAGAGGCTGCTAGGGAAGTTCTTTGATGCATCGCaatatgactttgattatgagAAGAGTGGTTTGTGGTCTCCTCCAATACAGCGTAGGGTGTTTTTGGTCGAAGCACCAGCTAAAATATGTTCCAAAGATGTGATATTCTCAAAACTGAAGAATGCAAAGAAGGCATGGAGGACACGcatattttgtttcaatttt gCCTTTTGGTGCTCTTGA
- the LOC109012125 gene encoding ras-related protein RABA1b-like yields MAGDRADDDYDYLFKVVLIGDSGVGKSNLLSRFTKNEFNLESKSTIGVEFATRTLNVDGKVIKAQIWDTAGQERYRAITSAYYRGAVGALLVYDITRHATFENVDRWLKELRGHTDSNIAMMLVGNKSDLRHLVAVSTEEGKSYAEKESLYFMETSALEAVNVENAFAEVLTQIYHTASKKQMEGGENGDASSVPAKGEQINIKDDKYGLKKLGCCSS; encoded by the exons ATGGCGGGGGACAGAGCTGACGACGACTATGACTACCTCTTCAAGGTGGTCTTGATTGGGGACTCGGGCGTGGGCAAGTCGAATCTGCTGTCCAGGTTCACCAAGAACGAGTTCAACCTCGAGTCTAAGTCCACCATTGGCGTCGAGTTTGCCACTCGCACCTTGAACGTCGATGGCAAGGTTATCAAGGCTCAGATTTGGGACACTGCTGGCCAGGAAAG GTATCGTGCCATCACCAGTGCGTACTATCGTGGAGCAGTAGGTGCACTCCTTGTGTATGACATCACTCGTCATGCAACATTTGAGAACGTTGACAGATGGCTGAAGGAGTTGAGAGGCCACACAGATTCAAACATCGCCATGATGCTTGTTGGGAACAAATCTGATCTTCGCCACCTAGTAGCTGTTTCAACAGAGGAAGGGAAATCCTATGCTGAAAAGGAATCACTTTATTTCATGGAGACTTCAGCACTGGAGGCAGTAAATGTAGAAAATGCTTTCGCTGAAGTTCTGACTCAAATCTACCACACAGCAAGCAAGAAGCAAATGGAAGGAGGAGAAAATGGAGATGCTTCATCTGTTCCAGCCAAAGGAGAACAAATAAATATCAAAGATGACAAATATGGTTTGAAAAAACTTGGCTGCTGTTCAAGTTAG
- the LOC109012132 gene encoding anaphase-promoting complex subunit 6, whose protein sequence is MREEEIEKLRGVVRDCVSKHLYSSAIFFADKVAAFTKDPADIYMQAQALFLGRHFRRAFHLLNASQIVLRDLRFRYLAAKCLEELKEWDQCLLMLGDAKVDEHGNVFDTKDSNVMYLDKDGEDREINISSAICFLRGKAYEASDNRAQSRLWYKAAVKADPLCYEALERLIENHMLTCEEEASLLSSLQIGPEDGWLLSFYSCLIKKYDKENVVEAKFRELEKESCISDPSDPSVVRTLKSNTDLLACKAEYYHQCGEYQKCFELTSVLLEKDPFHLKSTLVHLAAAMELGHSNELYLMACNLVKDYPQKALSWFAVGCYYYCIKKYDQSRRYFSKATSLDGTFPPAWIGYGNAYAAKDEGDQAMSAYRTAARLFPGCHLPTLYIGMEYMRTHSFKLAEQFFMQAKTICPSDPLVYNELGVVAYHMKEYNKAVWWFEKTLAHIPSPLSELWEPTVVNLAHAYRKLKMYNEAISQYEKALTLTTRSVSTYAGLAYTYHLQDNFTAAITYYHKALWLKSDDQFCTEMLSLALVDECSRGVDPKIEFR, encoded by the exons atgagagaggaagagatagAGAAGCTCAGGGGAGTGGTGCGGGACTGCGTGAGCAAGCACCTCTACTCCTCGGCCATTTTCTTCGCCGACAAAGTGGCGGCCTTCACCAAAGACCCCGCCGACATCTACATGCAGGCCCAGGCTCTCTTCCTCGGCCGCCACTTCCGCCGCGCCTTCCACCTCCTCAACGCCTCTCAGATCGTTCTCCGCGACCTTCGCTTCCGCTATCTCGCCGCCAAATGCCTC GAGGAACTGAAGGAGTGGGACCAATGCCTCTTAATGCTCGGCGATGCCAAAGTGGATGAACATGGAAACGTGTTTGACACAAAGGACTCTAATGTCATGTACCTCGATAAAGATGGGGAGGACCGTGAGATAAAT ATATCTTCAGCTATATGCTTTCTAAGAGGTAAAGCATATGAAGCCTCGGACAACCGTGCCCAATCTCGACTGTG GTACAAAGCCGCTGTCAAAGCTGATCCTTTATGTTATGAG GCTTTGGAGCGGCTTATTGAAAATCACATGCTGACTTGTGAGGAAG AGGCAAGTTTACTCTCATCATTGCAAATTGGTCCTGAAGACGGATGGCTCTTGTCTTTCTATTCATGTTTAATAAAGAAG TATGACAAAGAAAATGTTGTAGAAGCCAAATTCAGGGAACTTGAAAAAGAAAGTTGTATTAGTGACCCTTCCGATCCATCTGTCGTGCGTACACTAAAATCCAACACTGATCTTTTGGCCTGCAAGGCTGAATACTACCATCAATGCGGGGAATATCAAAAATGTTTTGAACTAACATCTGT ACTACTTGAAAAAGACCCTTTCCATCTGAAAAGTACCTTGGTGCATTTAGCAGCAGCCATGGAGCTTGGACATTCAAACGAGCTTTATCTTATGGCATGCAATTTAGTGAAGGACTATCCTCAAAA ggcTTTATCATGGTTTGCTGTTGGTTGCTACTACTATTGCATCAAGAAGTATGACCAATCACGCCGTTATTTCAG CAAGGCTACAAGTCTAGATGGAACATTTCCACCTGCTTGGATAGGTTATGGAAATGCATATGCTGCTAAAGATGAGGGTGATCAAGCAATGTCAGCATATCGAACTGCTGCTCGTTTATTTCCAGG GTGTCATTTACCAACTTTGTACATTGGAATGGAGTATATGCGAACACACAGCTTTAAGCTTGCTGAACAG TTTTTTATGCAGGCCAAGACAATATGCCCTTCAGATCCGCTTGTTTATAATGAACTAGGTGTTGTTGCTTATCATATGAAAGA GTATAACAAAGCTGTGTGGTGGTTTGAGAAGACTTTGGCACACATTCCATCTCCTTTAAGTGAATTATGGGAACCAACCGTAGTTAATCTTGCCCATGCATACCGAAAATTAAA GATGTACAATGAAGCAATTTCACAGTATGAGAAAGCACTCACATTAACTACAAGAAGTGTGAGCACTTATGCAGGCCTTGCATACACTTATCATTTACAG GATAACTTTACTGCAGCGATTACATATTATCACAAG GCTCTATGGCTGAAATCCGATGATCAGTTCTGCACTGAAATGTTAAGTTTAGCTCTTGTAGATGAATGCAGCCGCGGCGTAGACCCCAAAATTGAATTTCGATGA
- the LOC109012141 gene encoding alpha-1,3/1,6-mannosyltransferase ALG2 isoform X2, with product MEKKEGSSKLNVAIIHPDLGIAVELASHGHNVHIFTAHHDITRCFEETLAGSFIVTVYGAFLPRHVFYRFHALCAYLRCIFVALCVLFMWPSFDVVLVDQVSVVIPILKLKTSIKVVFYCHFPDLLLAQHSTVLRRIYRKPIDLIEEITTGMADMILVNSRFTASTFANTFKHLHTRGIRPAVLYPAVNVDQFDEPHSTKLNFLSINRFERKKNIELAISAFAMLHTPEGDVFQNHNLDDASLTIAGGYDKRLKENVEYLEELKSLAEREGVSHRVNFITSCSTAERNALLSQCLCVIYTPKDEHFGIVPLEAMAAHKPVIACNSGGPVETIKDGETGYLCDPTPQQFSSAMAKLVQDPQIAKIMGKEARRHVTESFSTKMFGLHLNQYLSDIARPKRD from the exons CCGTTGAACTTGCATCTCATGGGCACAATGTCCATATTTTCACTGCACACCATGACATAACTCGATGTTTTGAGGAAACTCTTGCCG GTTCCTTTATAGTTACTGTGTATGGTGCCTTCCTGCCCCGGCATGTTTTCTACCGTTTTCATGCTCTATGTGCATATCTGCGGTGCATTTTTGTTGCTCTTTGTGTGCTGTTCATGTGGCCATCCTTCGATGTTGTACTAGTAGATCAGGTTTCTGTTGTTATTCCAATACTGAAACTTAAAACGTCAATAAAG GTTGTGTTCTATTGTCATTTTCCAGATCTTCTGCTCGCTCAACACTCTACTGTTCTCAGGAGGATTTATAGGAAACCAATTGATTTAATAGAAGAAATAACCACTG GAATGGCAGATATGATACTTGTTAATAGCAGATTTACTGCATCTACCTTTGCAAATACATTCAAGCATCTTCATACTCGAGGAATTCGGCCAGCTGTTCTGTATCCAGCAGTTAATGTCGATCAGTTTGATGAACCCCATTCAACTAA GTTGAATTTTCTTTCAATCAACCGAttcgaaagaaaaaagaatatagaATTGGCAATTTCAGCTTTTGCTATGCTTCACACACCTGAAGGAGATGTCTTCCAAAATCATAACCTGGATGATGCTTCATTGACCATTGCAG GTGGGTATGATAAACGCCTGAAAGAGAATGTTGAATACTTGGAGGAGCTTAAAAGTTTAGCAGAAAGGGAAGGAGTTTCTCACCGGGTTAACTTCATTACATCATGCTCAACAGCTGAAAGAAATGCACTTCTCTCCCAATGCCTGTGTGTAATCTATACGCCAAAG GATGAGCATTTTGGGATTGTTCCTCTGGAGGCAATGGCAGCTCATAAACCTGTAATTGCATGCAACAGTGGGGGACCTGTAGAGACAATTAAGGATGGGGAGACAGGATATCTTTGTGATCCTACCCCACAGCAGTTCTCTTCGGCCATGGCCAAACTTGTTCAGGACCCTCAGATAGCAAAGATAATGGGTAAAGAGGCCCGGCGTCATGTTACCGAATCATTCTCGACAAAGATGTTCGGTCTGCATCTGAATCAATATCTTTCTGACATTGCTAGGCCTAAGAGAGACTAA
- the LOC109012141 gene encoding alpha-1,3/1,6-mannosyltransferase ALG2 isoform X1, with the protein MEKKEGSSKLNVAIIHPDLGIGGAERLIVDAAVELASHGHNVHIFTAHHDITRCFEETLAGSFIVTVYGAFLPRHVFYRFHALCAYLRCIFVALCVLFMWPSFDVVLVDQVSVVIPILKLKTSIKVVFYCHFPDLLLAQHSTVLRRIYRKPIDLIEEITTGMADMILVNSRFTASTFANTFKHLHTRGIRPAVLYPAVNVDQFDEPHSTKLNFLSINRFERKKNIELAISAFAMLHTPEGDVFQNHNLDDASLTIAGGYDKRLKENVEYLEELKSLAEREGVSHRVNFITSCSTAERNALLSQCLCVIYTPKDEHFGIVPLEAMAAHKPVIACNSGGPVETIKDGETGYLCDPTPQQFSSAMAKLVQDPQIAKIMGKEARRHVTESFSTKMFGLHLNQYLSDIARPKRD; encoded by the exons GTGGAGCTGAAAGATTAATTGTTGATGCAGCCGTTGAACTTGCATCTCATGGGCACAATGTCCATATTTTCACTGCACACCATGACATAACTCGATGTTTTGAGGAAACTCTTGCCG GTTCCTTTATAGTTACTGTGTATGGTGCCTTCCTGCCCCGGCATGTTTTCTACCGTTTTCATGCTCTATGTGCATATCTGCGGTGCATTTTTGTTGCTCTTTGTGTGCTGTTCATGTGGCCATCCTTCGATGTTGTACTAGTAGATCAGGTTTCTGTTGTTATTCCAATACTGAAACTTAAAACGTCAATAAAG GTTGTGTTCTATTGTCATTTTCCAGATCTTCTGCTCGCTCAACACTCTACTGTTCTCAGGAGGATTTATAGGAAACCAATTGATTTAATAGAAGAAATAACCACTG GAATGGCAGATATGATACTTGTTAATAGCAGATTTACTGCATCTACCTTTGCAAATACATTCAAGCATCTTCATACTCGAGGAATTCGGCCAGCTGTTCTGTATCCAGCAGTTAATGTCGATCAGTTTGATGAACCCCATTCAACTAA GTTGAATTTTCTTTCAATCAACCGAttcgaaagaaaaaagaatatagaATTGGCAATTTCAGCTTTTGCTATGCTTCACACACCTGAAGGAGATGTCTTCCAAAATCATAACCTGGATGATGCTTCATTGACCATTGCAG GTGGGTATGATAAACGCCTGAAAGAGAATGTTGAATACTTGGAGGAGCTTAAAAGTTTAGCAGAAAGGGAAGGAGTTTCTCACCGGGTTAACTTCATTACATCATGCTCAACAGCTGAAAGAAATGCACTTCTCTCCCAATGCCTGTGTGTAATCTATACGCCAAAG GATGAGCATTTTGGGATTGTTCCTCTGGAGGCAATGGCAGCTCATAAACCTGTAATTGCATGCAACAGTGGGGGACCTGTAGAGACAATTAAGGATGGGGAGACAGGATATCTTTGTGATCCTACCCCACAGCAGTTCTCTTCGGCCATGGCCAAACTTGTTCAGGACCCTCAGATAGCAAAGATAATGGGTAAAGAGGCCCGGCGTCATGTTACCGAATCATTCTCGACAAAGATGTTCGGTCTGCATCTGAATCAATATCTTTCTGACATTGCTAGGCCTAAGAGAGACTAA